One window of Cryptosporangium phraense genomic DNA carries:
- a CDS encoding dihydrofolate reductase family protein, with product MGYIKAGLFISVDGVIEAPETWHFPYFDDAMGAAVGGLMDNDATLLGRRTYDGFAEFWPKADPNDPMTAQMNGAKKYVVSTTLTEATWENTTVISGDVAAELRELKKGTRLGVTGSASLVRWLVENALIDELHLLVHPIVVGHGQKLFGADGPTVKLSLLSSTTFGTGVVHAVYAPAE from the coding sequence ATGGGATACATCAAGGCCGGTCTGTTCATCTCCGTCGACGGCGTGATCGAGGCGCCGGAGACGTGGCACTTCCCGTACTTCGACGACGCGATGGGCGCGGCCGTCGGCGGGCTGATGGACAACGACGCCACGCTGCTCGGCCGGCGCACCTACGACGGCTTCGCCGAGTTCTGGCCCAAGGCCGACCCGAACGACCCGATGACCGCGCAGATGAACGGCGCGAAGAAGTACGTCGTCTCGACCACGCTCACCGAGGCGACCTGGGAGAACACGACGGTGATCAGCGGGGACGTGGCCGCCGAGCTGCGCGAGCTGAAGAAGGGCACCCGGCTCGGCGTCACCGGCAGCGCGAGCCTCGTCCGCTGGCTGGTCGAGAACGCGCTGATCGACGAGCTGCACCTGCTGGTCCACCCGATCGTCGTCGGGCACGGGCAGAAGCTGTTCGGCGCCGACGGCCCGACCGTGAAACTCTCCCTGCTGTCCTCGACCACGTTCGGCACCGGCGTCGTGCACGCCGTCTACGCACCCGCGGAGTGA
- a CDS encoding DUF885 family protein, whose translation MDSRLRALADLDVAGTREGCGRHEYDGTVQDLSPDGVRMGLARLNDGPAYPDPHDEAHVVAFEQRARVALGDLALHRRNPLAHLSNLDLACYDREYAPAAERAEARARHLTGWPDAVDASIEALDAVPAAVAEASLGSATGLAAGLDPVKDAKALAAQQRLVEHLTNAAATSEAPVELGADGLTALLSSAEALPVNLTELAAAGQAELDRLRALLDDACARIAPGQPTATTVRTLLADHPDISGVISTAQAETYEAIAWSNASGLFPETDGECYVGPAPESRQWAMAMMDWAAPFEPDAPSWYHVTPPDPAWPAAEQAEWLSVFNSSSLPAITVHEVAPGHYTHGRALRRLDSDVRRLLLSDAFVEGWAHYVEEVALEQGFRDGDPRFAAGVALEALVRVVRLLCAIGLHTGSMTVPDATALFTEQAFLSGPAALSEARRGTFDPTYGRYTWGKLVLRDLRARTRSDLREFHQALLSLGAPPLGLAHVVVE comes from the coding sequence GTGGACTCTCGACTGCGTGCACTGGCTGATCTGGACGTCGCCGGAACCCGCGAGGGGTGTGGGCGGCACGAGTACGACGGCACCGTGCAGGACCTGTCGCCGGACGGCGTCCGAATGGGGCTGGCGCGCCTGAACGACGGACCGGCGTACCCCGACCCGCACGACGAGGCGCACGTCGTCGCGTTCGAGCAGCGGGCCCGGGTCGCCCTCGGCGACCTCGCGCTGCACCGCCGGAACCCGCTCGCCCACCTCTCCAACCTCGACCTGGCCTGCTACGACCGCGAGTACGCCCCGGCCGCCGAGCGGGCCGAGGCCCGCGCCAGGCACCTGACCGGCTGGCCGGACGCGGTCGACGCGTCGATCGAGGCGCTGGACGCCGTGCCGGCCGCGGTCGCGGAGGCGAGCCTGGGCAGCGCGACCGGCCTGGCCGCGGGCCTGGACCCGGTCAAGGACGCCAAGGCCCTGGCGGCCCAGCAACGCCTGGTCGAACACCTGACGAACGCGGCCGCCACCAGCGAGGCCCCGGTCGAACTCGGCGCCGACGGGCTGACCGCGCTGCTCTCCAGCGCCGAGGCCCTGCCGGTGAACCTGACCGAACTCGCCGCCGCCGGTCAGGCCGAGCTCGACCGCCTCCGGGCCCTGCTCGACGACGCCTGCGCGCGGATCGCGCCCGGGCAGCCGACCGCCACCACCGTGCGGACCCTGCTCGCCGACCACCCCGACATCAGCGGCGTGATCAGCACGGCCCAGGCCGAGACCTACGAGGCCATCGCCTGGAGCAACGCGTCCGGCCTGTTCCCGGAGACCGACGGCGAGTGTTACGTCGGCCCGGCGCCCGAGTCGCGGCAGTGGGCGATGGCGATGATGGACTGGGCCGCGCCCTTCGAGCCCGACGCGCCGTCGTGGTACCACGTCACGCCGCCCGACCCGGCCTGGCCGGCGGCCGAGCAGGCCGAGTGGCTGTCGGTGTTCAACTCCTCGAGCCTCCCGGCGATCACCGTCCACGAGGTCGCGCCCGGCCACTACACGCACGGCCGGGCCCTGCGCCGGCTCGACTCCGACGTCCGGCGGCTGCTGCTCTCCGACGCGTTCGTCGAGGGCTGGGCCCACTACGTCGAGGAGGTGGCGCTCGAACAGGGGTTCCGCGACGGTGACCCGCGGTTCGCGGCCGGGGTCGCGCTCGAGGCGCTGGTGCGGGTCGTCCGGCTGCTCTGCGCGATCGGGCTGCACACCGGGTCGATGACCGTGCCCGACGCGACCGCGCTCTTCACCGAGCAGGCGTTCCTCTCCGGGCCGGCCGCGCTGTCCGAGGCCCGGCGGGGCACGTTCGACCCCACGTACGGCCGGTACACCTGGGGCAAGCTCGTGCTGCGCGACCTCCGCGCGCGCACGCGGTCCGACCTGCGAGAATTCCACCAGGCTCTGCTCTCGCTCGGCGCGCCCCCACTCGGTCTGGCCCACGTCGTCGTCGAATAA